A single region of the Cynocephalus volans isolate mCynVol1 chromosome 12, mCynVol1.pri, whole genome shotgun sequence genome encodes:
- the ACVR1B gene encoding activin receptor type-1B yields MVSIFNLDGMEHHVRTCIPKVELVPAGKPFYCLSSEDLRNTHCCYTDFCNRIDLRVPSGHLKETEHPSMWGPVELVGIIAGPVFLLFLIIIIVFLVINYHQRVYHNRQRLDMEDPSCEMCLSKDKTLQDLVYDLSTSGSGSGLPLFVQRTVARTIVLQEIIGKGRFGEVWRGRWRGGDVAVKIFSSREERSWFREAEIYQTVMLRHENILGFIAADNKDNGTWTQLWLVSDYHEHGSLFDYLNRYTVTIEGMIKLALSAASGLAHLHMEIVGTQGKPGIAHRDLKSKNILVKKNGMCAIADLGLAVRHDAVTDTIDIAPNQRVGTKRYMAPEVLDETINMKHFDSFKCADIYALGLVYWEIARRCNSGGVHEEYQLPYYDLVPSDPSIEEMRKVVCDQKLRPNIPNWWQSYEALRVMGKMMRECWYANGAARLTALRIKKTLSQLSVQEDVKI; encoded by the exons ATGGTTTCCATTTTCAACCTTGATGGGATGGAGCACCACGTGCGCACCTGCATCCCCAAGGTGGAGCTGGTCCCCGCTGGGAAGCCCTTCTACTGCCTGAGCTCGGAGGACCTGCGCAACACTCACTGCTGCTACACTGACTTCTGCAACAGGATTGATCTGAGGGTGCCCAGTG GTCACCTCAAGGAGACTGAGCACCCTTCCATGTGGGGCCCCGTGGAGCTGGTAGGCATTATTGCCGGCCCGGTGTTCCTCCTCTttctcatcatcatcattgttttCCTGGTTATTAACTATCATCAGCGTGTCTATCACAACCGCCAGAGACTGGACATGGAAGATCCCTCATGTGAGATGTGTCTCTCCAAAGACAAGACGCTCCAGGATCTTGTCTACGATCTCTCCACCTCAGGGTCTGGCTCAG GGTTACCCCTTTTTGTCCAGCGCACAGTGGCTCGAACCATCGTTTTACAGGAGATTATTGGCAAGGGTCGGTTTGGAGAAGTATGGCGTGGACGCTGGAGGGGTGGTGATGTGGCTGTGAAAATTTTCTCTTCTCGTGAAGAACGGTCTTGGTTCCGGGAAGCAGAGATATACCAGACGGTCATGCTGCGTCATGAAAACATCCTTGGATTTATTGCTGCTGACAATAAAG ATAACGGCACttggacacagctgtggcttgtGTCTGACTACCATGAGCATGGCTCCCTGTTTGATTATCTTAACCGGTACACAGTGACCATCGAGGGCATGATCAAGCTGGCCTTGTCTGCTGCGAGTGGGTTGGCACACCTGCACATGGAGATCGTGGGTACTCAAG GGAAGCCTGGAATTGCTCATCGAGACTTAAAGTCAAAGAACATCCtagtgaagaaaaatggcatgTGTGCCATCGCAGACCTGGGCCTGGCTGTCCGTCATGATGCAGTCACCGACACCATTGACATTGCCCCAAATCAGAGGGTGGGGACCAAACG ATACATGGCCCCTGAAGTACTTGATGAAACCATTAACATGAAACATTTCGACTCCTTTAAATGTGCTGATATCTATGCCCTTGGGCTTGTATATTGGGAAATTGCTCGAAGATGCAATTCTGGAG GAGTCCACGAAGAGTATCAGCTGCCATATTATGACTTAGTTCCCTCTGATCCTTCCATTGAGGAAATGCGAAAGGTTGTATGTGACCAGAAGCTACGTCCCAACATCCCCAACTGGTGGCAGAGTTATGAG GCACTACGGGTGATGGGGAAGATGATGCGAGAGTGCTGGTATGCCAATGGCGCGGCCCGCTTGACTGCACTGCGCATTAAGAAGACCCTCTCACAGCTCAGTGTGCAAGAAGATGTGAAGATCTAA